One Lucilia cuprina isolate Lc7/37 chromosome 4, ASM2204524v1, whole genome shotgun sequence DNA segment encodes these proteins:
- the LOC111681307 gene encoding uncharacterized protein LOC111681307 codes for MKFNGLITIFVLIALFAIYCSGQAPPNCYGNVAVLCAGGGPKVNARAGSGPCEPYDNKCLVEQLNCIRYKSGETLLTPC; via the exons atgaaatttaacggtttaataacaatttttgttcTCATCGcattatttgcaatttattgCTCCGGTCAGGCTCCACCGAATTGTTATGGCAATGTTGCAGTACTATGTGCTGGAGGTGGACCTAAGGTTAATGCTCGAGCTGGTTCGGGACCTTGTGAACCCTATGACAATAAGTGTTTGGTGGAACAGTTGAATTGTATTCGTTACAAGAGTGGTGAAACAT TATTAACTCCCTGTTAG